A part of Bacteroidota bacterium genomic DNA contains:
- a CDS encoding RNA polymerase sigma-70 factor translates to MKTSEKFILNKIKLGEEEYFEQVFKMYYFALCLYSKKFVKSYEIAEEITQDVFMKLWEKREQIEITTSLKAYLFKATHNFSINFLNHEKIENKYKSFHFNVLKELELNPPDNYYEPELEKKIQNAIDSLPKKCREIFEQSRFEFLKYNEIAEKRGISVKTVEAQISKALKILRKKLNR, encoded by the coding sequence GTGAAAACATCTGAAAAATTCATATTAAATAAAATTAAACTTGGAGAAGAAGAATATTTCGAGCAAGTTTTTAAGATGTATTACTTTGCTTTGTGTTTATACTCTAAAAAATTTGTAAAAAGTTACGAAATTGCAGAGGAAATTACCCAAGATGTTTTCATGAAACTTTGGGAAAAACGAGAACAAATTGAAATTACTACTTCTCTAAAAGCTTATCTTTTCAAAGCAACTCACAATTTTTCAATAAATTTTCTGAATCATGAAAAAATTGAAAATAAGTATAAATCATTCCATTTCAATGTTTTAAAAGAACTGGAACTGAATCCTCCTGACAACTATTACGAACCTGAACTTGAGAAAAAAATTCAAAATGCCATCGATAGTTTACCCAAAAAATGCAGAGAAATTTTTGAACAAAGCCGGTTTGAATTTCTAAAATATAACGAAATTGCAGAAAAGCGAGGCATTTCGGTAAAAACCGTTGAAGCACAGATTTCTAAAGCACTTAAAATTCTCAGGAAAAAACTAAATAGATAA
- a CDS encoding sigma-70 family RNA polymerase sigma factor: MRQLKILKQVTNRDTPSLDKYLQDISKVGLITVEEEVELAKRIRKNDSAALHRLVRANLRFVVSVSKQYQNQGLSLPDLINEGNLGLIKAANRFDETRGFKFISYAVWWIRHSILQALAEQARIVRLPLNKIGSINRINRTLSNLEQKFERDPTHEEIAQELEIAPKSVRDALRISNRHVSMDAPISKEEDANMYDVLLSKDSISPDKNLLNESLQKEIERAISNLTYREAFVIKAYYGLFGKTSLTLSEIGDELELTRERVRQIKERAIKKLRSTARNKMLKSYLG; this comes from the coding sequence ATGAGACAATTAAAAATATTGAAGCAAGTTACCAATCGAGACACTCCTTCTCTCGATAAATATTTGCAAGATATTAGTAAAGTCGGATTAATTACTGTTGAAGAAGAGGTAGAGTTAGCAAAAAGAATTAGAAAAAACGATTCGGCTGCATTGCATCGACTTGTAAGAGCAAATTTGCGATTTGTTGTTTCCGTTTCAAAACAATATCAAAATCAAGGACTTAGCCTTCCAGACTTAATAAATGAAGGGAATTTAGGTTTAATTAAAGCGGCAAATCGTTTTGACGAAACTCGTGGATTTAAATTTATTTCCTATGCAGTTTGGTGGATCAGACATTCGATTTTACAAGCCCTTGCTGAGCAAGCCAGAATTGTAAGACTACCTCTAAACAAAATTGGTTCTATAAATAGAATAAACAGGACATTGTCGAATTTAGAACAAAAATTTGAGAGAGATCCAACGCACGAAGAAATTGCACAAGAATTAGAAATTGCTCCAAAAAGTGTGAGAGATGCCCTAAGAATCAGCAATCGTCACGTCTCAATGGATGCACCAATTTCGAAGGAAGAAGATGCAAATATGTACGATGTCTTACTTAGTAAAGATTCTATAAGTCCTGATAAAAATTTACTTAACGAATCGTTGCAAAAAGAAATTGAAAGAGCTATTTCAAATCTTACTTATAGAGAAGCTTTTGTAATAAAAGCGTATTACGGTTTGTTTGGAAAAACTTCTTTGACACTTTCGGAAATTGGAGATGAGCTTGAATTAACACGAGAAAGAGTTCGCCAAATAAAAGAACGTGCTATAAAAAAACTTAGATCAACTGCTCGTAATAAAATGTTAAAGAGCTATTTAGGATAA
- the rho gene encoding transcription termination factor Rho, with protein sequence MYNILELKEKKIPELKAIGKELGLRGLKDQRKQRLVYLIIDKQAENMSSGASQTKAKGKKIKSDAPKKPIIETIVEPEIQANIENVETETKSTPKRSRRKKEKLEKGTVIQEDKNETSSETEVLAKEQIKETQTKIWDEEIPLQEEILSTDDKFKRRRRRTKVKIDVSSLIKEQGSKTQKNDEKTPLKPEVKKENEIVDKDAKSEVVSPKADLAKNITEKVDAPEETVKEQEVVKVEKTKTKTKSKEKSREKESSSENAKPQKYEKHQRGGDSDFEFGGIVSNSGVLEIMPDGYGFMRSSDFNYLTSPDDIYVSQSQIKLFGLKTGDTIHGIVRPPRDNEKYFPLVKIDKINGCDPDVVRDRVPFEHLTPLFPDEKFNLTTRGRSNLSTRIVDMFSPIGKGQRGLIVAQPKTGKTVLLQDIANAISANQPEVYLIILLVDERPEEVTDMARSVDAEVISSTFDEPADRHVKIANIVLEKSKRMVESGHDVVILLDSITRLARAYNTVSPASGKVLSGGVDANALHKPKRFFGAARNIENGGSLTIIATALTETGSKMDDVIFEEFKGTGNMELQLDRKLSNKRVYPAVDIVASSTRREELLLEDDFLSKMWVLRNYLSDMSSVEAMEFLRDRLRRTKTNEEFLISMNDR encoded by the coding sequence ATGTATAATATTTTAGAGCTTAAAGAAAAAAAGATTCCTGAATTAAAAGCTATTGGGAAAGAATTGGGTCTCAGAGGCTTGAAAGATCAAAGAAAACAAAGATTAGTATATTTGATAATTGACAAACAAGCTGAAAATATGTCTTCGGGTGCTTCTCAAACCAAAGCTAAGGGTAAGAAAATTAAATCTGATGCACCTAAAAAACCCATTATTGAAACCATTGTAGAGCCTGAAATACAAGCAAATATTGAGAATGTTGAAACAGAAACCAAAAGTACTCCAAAGAGGAGTAGAAGGAAGAAAGAAAAACTAGAAAAAGGAACTGTAATTCAGGAAGATAAAAACGAAACTTCTTCTGAAACAGAGGTTTTAGCAAAAGAACAAATAAAAGAAACTCAAACGAAAATTTGGGACGAGGAAATCCCTTTGCAGGAAGAAATTCTATCAACAGATGATAAATTTAAAAGAAGAAGGCGTAGAACAAAGGTTAAAATTGATGTTTCAAGTTTAATTAAGGAACAAGGTTCTAAAACTCAAAAAAATGATGAGAAAACGCCTTTGAAGCCTGAAGTAAAAAAGGAAAATGAAATTGTAGATAAAGATGCTAAAAGTGAGGTTGTTAGCCCAAAAGCTGATTTAGCTAAAAACATCACAGAAAAAGTAGATGCTCCTGAAGAGACTGTAAAAGAGCAAGAAGTAGTAAAAGTTGAAAAAACTAAAACTAAAACTAAATCAAAAGAAAAATCGAGAGAAAAAGAAAGCTCTTCTGAAAATGCAAAACCTCAAAAATATGAAAAACACCAGAGAGGAGGAGATAGCGATTTTGAATTTGGCGGGATTGTTTCTAATTCGGGTGTTTTAGAAATTATGCCCGATGGATATGGTTTTATGCGTTCTTCTGATTTTAACTATCTGACATCGCCAGACGATATTTATGTATCTCAATCTCAAATTAAACTTTTTGGCTTAAAAACAGGTGATACAATTCACGGAATAGTGCGACCACCAAGAGATAACGAAAAGTATTTTCCACTTGTAAAAATCGATAAAATAAATGGTTGTGATCCGGATGTTGTTCGCGACAGAGTTCCATTTGAGCATTTAACCCCTTTGTTCCCTGATGAAAAATTCAACCTTACAACAAGAGGAAGGTCAAACTTATCAACTCGAATTGTCGATATGTTTTCACCTATAGGAAAAGGACAACGCGGACTAATTGTAGCTCAACCAAAAACGGGTAAAACTGTTCTTTTACAAGATATTGCGAATGCTATTTCGGCAAATCAACCGGAAGTTTATCTTATCATTCTCTTAGTTGACGAACGCCCGGAAGAGGTTACAGATATGGCAAGAAGCGTAGATGCCGAAGTTATATCCTCAACTTTTGACGAACCTGCAGACCGACACGTAAAGATTGCAAATATTGTTCTCGAAAAATCTAAACGAATGGTTGAGAGTGGGCACGATGTTGTAATTCTTCTTGATTCGATAACCCGATTGGCGAGAGCATATAACACTGTTTCGCCGGCTTCAGGGAAAGTTTTGTCAGGTGGAGTAGATGCTAATGCTTTGCACAAACCGAAACGATTTTTTGGAGCAGCCAGAAACATCGAAAATGGAGGTTCGCTAACAATAATAGCCACTGCCCTTACCGAAACTGGCTCAAAAATGGACGATGTGATCTTCGAAGAGTTTAAAGGAACCGGTAATATGGAACTTCAATTAGATAGAAAACTTTCGAACAAAAGAGTATATCCTGCCGTTGATATTGTTGCTTCGAGCACACGTAGAGAAGAATTGCTTCTCGAAGACGATTTCTTAAGCAAAATGTGGGTTCTCAGAAACTATTTGTCTGATATGTCGTCGGTTGAAGCCATGGAATTTCTGAGAGATAGATTAAGAAGAACAAAAACAAATGAAGAATTTCTAATTTCTATGAACGATAGATAA